In one window of Rhinopithecus roxellana isolate Shanxi Qingling chromosome 15, ASM756505v1, whole genome shotgun sequence DNA:
- the THAP12 gene encoding 52 kDa repressor of the inhibitor of the protein kinase, translating to MPNFCAAPNCTRKSTQSDLAFFRFPRDPARCQKWVENCRRADLEDKTPDQLNKHYRLCAKHFETSMICRTSPYRTVLRDNAIPTIFDLTSHLNNPHSRHRKRIKELSEDEIRTLKQKKIDETSEQEQKHKETNNSNAQNPSEEEGEGQDEDILPLTLEEKENKEYLKSLFEILILMGKQNIPLDGHEADEIPEGLFTPDNFQALLECRINSGEEVLRKRFETTAVNTLFCSKTQQRQMLEICESCIREETLREVRDSHFFSIITDDVVDIAGEEHLPVLVRFVDESHNLREEFIGFLPYEADAEILAVKFHTMITEKWGLNMEYCRGQAYIVSSGFSSKMKVVASRLLEKYPQAIYTLCSSCALNTWLAKSVPVMGVSVALGTIEEVCSFFHRSPQLLLELDNVISVLFQNSKERGKELKEICHSQWTGRHDAFEILVELLQALVLCLDGINSDTNIRWNNCIAGRAFVLCSAVTDFDFIVTIVVLKNVLSFTRAFGKNLQGQTSDVFFAAGSLTAVLHSLNEVMENIEVYHEFWFEEATNLATKLDIQMKLPGKFRRAHQGNLESQLTSESYYKETLSVPTVEHIIQELKDIFSEQHLKALKCLSLVPSVMGQLKFNTSEEHHADMYRSDLPNPDTLSAELHCWRIKWKHRGKDIELPSTIYEALHLPDIKFFPNVYALLKVLCILPVMKVENERYENGRKRLKAYLRNTLTDQRSSNLALLNINFDIKHDLDLMVDTYIKLYTSKSELPTDNSETVENT from the exons aTGCCAGAAGTGGGTGGAGAACTGTAGGAGAGCAGACTTAGAAGATAAAACACCTGATCAGCTAAATAAACATTATCGATTATGTGCCAAACATTTTGAGACCTCTATGATctgtagaact AGTCCTTATAGGACAGTTCTTCGAGATAATGCAATACCAACAATATTTGATCTTACCAGTCATTTGAACAACCCACATAGCAGACACAGAAAACGAATAAAAGAACTG AGTGAAGATGAAATCAGGacactgaaacagaaaaaaa TTGATGAAACTTCTGAGCAGGAACAGAAACATAAAGAAACCAACAATAGCAATGCTCAGAACCCCAGTGAAGAAGAGGGTGAAGGGCAAGATGAGGACATTTTACCTCTAACCcttgaagagaaggaaaacaaagaatacCTAAAATCTCTATTTGAAATACTGATTCTGATGGGAAAGCAAAACATACCTCTGGATGGACATGAGGCTGATGAAATCCCAGAAGGTCTCTTTACTCCAGATAACTTTCAGGCACTGCTAGAGTGTCGGATAAATTCTGGTGAAGAGGTTCTGAGAAAGCGATTTGAGACAACAGCAGTTAACACGTTGTTTTGTTCGAAAACACAGCAGAGGCAGATGCTAGAGATCTGTGAGAGCTGTATTCGAGAAGAAACTCTCAGGGAAGTGAGAGACTCACACTTCTTTTCTATTATCACTGATGATGTAGTGGACATAGCAGGGGAAGAGCACCTACCTGTGTTGGTTAGGTTTGTTGATGAATCTCATAACCTAAGAGAGGAATTTATAGGCTTCCTGCCTTATGAAGCTGATGCAGAAATTTTGGCTGTGAAATTTCACACTATGATAACTGAGAAGTGGGGATTAAATATGGAGTATTGTCGTGGCCAGGCTTACATTGTGTCTAGTGGattttcttccaaaatgaaaGTTGTTGCTTCTAGACTTTTAGAGAAATATCCCCAAGCTATCTACACACTCTGCTCTTCCTGTGCCTTAAATACGTGGTTGGCAAAATCAGTACCTGTTATGGGAGTATCTGTTGCATTAGGAACAATTGAggaagtttgttcttttttccatcGATCACCGCAACTGCTTTTAGAACTTGACAacgtaatttctgttctttttcagaacAGTAAAGAAAGGGGtaaagaactgaaggaaatctGCCATTCTCAGTGGACAGGCAGGCATGatgcttttgaaattttagtGGAACTCCTGCAAGCACTTGTTTTATGTTTAGATGGTATAAATAGTGACACAAATATTAGATGGAATAACTGTATAGCTGGCCGAGCATTTGTACTCTGCAGTGCAGTAACAgattttgatttcattgttacTATTGTTGTTCTTAAAAATGTCCTATCTTTTACAAGAGCCTTTGGGAAAAATCTCCAGGGGCAAACTTCTGATGTCTTCTTTGCAGCTGGTAGCTTGACTGCAGTACTGCATTCACTCAACGAAGTGATGGAAAATATTGAAGTTTATCATGAATTTTGGTTTGAGGAAGCCACAAATTTGGCAACCAAACTTGATATTCAAATGAAACTCCCTGGGAAATTCCGCAGAGCTCACCAGGGTAACTTGGAATCTCAGCTAACCTCTGAGAGTTACTATAAAGAAACCCTAAGTGTCCCAACAGTGGAGCACATTATTCAGGAACTTAAAGATATATTCTCAGAACAGCACCTCAAAGCTCTTAAATGCTTGTCTCTGGTACCCTCAGTCATGGGACAACTCAAATTCAATACATCGGAGGAACACCATGCTGACATGTATAGAAGTGACTTACCCAATCCTGACACGCTCTCAGCCGAGCTTCATTGTTGgagaatcaaatggaaacacaGGGGGAAAGATATAGAGCTTCCATCCACCATCTATGAAGCCCTCCACCTGCCTGACATCAAGTTTTTTCCTAATGTGTATGCATTGCTGAAGGTCCTGTGTATTCTTCCTGTGATGAAGGTTGAGAATGAGCGATATGAAAATGGACGAAAGCGTCTTAAAGCATATTTGAGGAACACTTTGACAGACCAAAGGTCGAGTAACTTGGCTTTGCTTAAcataaattttgatataaaaCATGACCTGGATTTAATGGTGGACACATATATTAAACTCTATACAAGTAAGTCAGAGCTTCCCACAGATAATTCTGAAACTGTGGAAAATACCTAA